A stretch of Megalobrama amblycephala isolate DHTTF-2021 linkage group LG14, ASM1881202v1, whole genome shotgun sequence DNA encodes these proteins:
- the sobpb gene encoding sine oculis-binding protein homolog B, which produces MPEMETGRPPENKRSRKPAHPVKRDVNEEMKNFAESTMNELLGWYGYDKVELQESDSDARNRVKRHHISVLKENSVPKPHSTERKVPSSSSEPVRNGEKEPPAAPLSPSSSSYSSSASPRVKEHHSMNVIVPLIKPSAVEDVQNVQIVCVWCQKEGMKRYSLLMGSELKSFCSEKCFAACRRAYFKRNKARDEDRHGDQSPPPGQTLDTPTRLLLKMNNNTRVCDWCKHVRHTKEYLDFGSGEERLQFCSTKCLNQYKMDVFYREARAALTSSKDEENRPKLAENQKLLTPEAWDPPAKTLSPQTPTSSSSLRTPISKIQTGASPSSPAGPSRVTLEQPRPPQMPLPFVRPPLHAQSPAPHPARPVSPTHRVSFAPPPLLQPYASPYAPFHPPYPPQMPPPWPQPMMFLPYPVFVPIPVPIPIPIPVSPQTGHRGVIRSLQEQEKDTPDPGRSSSEETNQNRVKIEQCASPLPSTSERQVIRCLRRNPVKEENPDAHILRKALYTSVVTATASASLDGRVVTPASLYSLARSTAIQAASLSLDSGSAQIPSPLSDCEDVKENSYLGGRDTGSANPWPAEQTDCQSDQSKESRGDEDVPQDVEHTYARSVPPKLREKNTHMAAQTHLHTQTHTWEKNTLAAAAAAQGSEQSGRDDPEPPVKRRCLRIRDQNK; this is translated from the exons ATGCCCGAGATGGAAACGGGGCGACCGCCGGAGAACAAACGCAGCAGAAAACCTGCGCATCCCGTCAAGAGAGACGTGAACGAGGAGATGAAG AACTTTGCTGAAAGCACCATGAATGAACTCTTGGGTTGGTACGGCTATGATAAAGTGGAGCTGCAGGAGTCAGACTCTGATGCCCGAAATCGTGTCAAACGCCATCATATATCTGTTCTTAAAG AGAACTCGGTGCCAAAGCCACACTCCACAGAGAGGAAGGTGCCGTCATCTTCCTCAGAGCCCGTCAGGAACGGTGAGAAAGAGCCTCCGGCCGctcctctctctccttcttCATCATCGTACTCCTCCTCGGCCTCACCGCGGGTGAAGGAGCACCACAGCATGAATGTCATCGTGCCGCTCATCAAGCCCTCTGCCG TGGAGGACGTCCAGAACGTTCAgatcgtgtgtgtgtggtgtCAGAAGGAGGGGATGAAGAGGTACTCTCTGCTCATGGGCTCGGAGCTCAAGAGCTTCTGCAGCGAGAAGTGTTTCGCTGCGTGTCGTCGCGCCTACTTCAAACGCAATAAG GCTCGAGATGAGGATCGCCATGGTGACCAGTCTCCACCCCCTGGGCAAACGCTGGACACGCCCACAAGACTTCTGCTGAAGATGAACAACAACACGCGT gtGTGTGATTGGTGTAAACACGTCCGTCACACTAAAGAGTACCTGGACTTCGGTTCGGGCGAGGAGCGGCTGCAGTTCTGTAGCACCAAATGCCTAAACCAGTACAAGATGGACGTGTTTTACCGGGAAGCTCGTGCCGCCCTCACCAGCTCCAAAGACGAGGAGAACCGCCCCAAACTGGCTGAAAACCAGAAACTCCTCACCCCGGAGGCCTGGGACCCTCCCGCCAAAACCCTCTCGCCCCAAACCCCGACGTCATCTTCCTCGCTGCGAACGCCCATCTCCAAGATCCAGACGGGTGCGTCGCCCTCCTCTCCCGCCGGCCCGTCTCGTGTTACGCTCGAGCAGCCACGCCCACCTCAGATGCCACTCCCCTTTGTGCGCCCACCCCTTCACGCACAGAGCCCCGCCCCTCATCCGGCCCGCCCCGTCAGCCCCACCCACAGGGTGtcgtttgccccgccccctctccTCCAGCCCTACGCCTCGCCGTACGCGCCCTTCCACCCGCCGTACCCTCCCCAAATGCCTCCGCCGTGGCCGCAGCCCATGATGTTTTTGCCCTATCCCGTTTTCGTGCCAATCCCGGTGCCGATTCCCATTCCCATCCCTGTTTCCCCTCAAACGGGCCACAGAGGGGTCATTCGaagcctccaggaacaggagaAGGACACACCTGATCCGGGTCGCTCCAGCTCGGAGGAGACCAATCAAAACAGAGTAAAGATCGAACAATGTGCTTCTCCGCTTCCCTCCACGTCCGAGCGGCAGGTGATCCGGTGTCTCCGCAGAAACCCGGTCAAAGAGGAAAACCCCGACGCTCACATTCTGCGCAAAGCACTTTACACGTCTGTCGTGACGGCGACGGCCTCCGCCTCATTGGACGGCAGAGTCGTCACTCCCGCCTCTTTGTACTCATTGGCTCGTTCGACCGCCATACAGGCCGCCTCGCTTTCATTGGACAGTGGCTCCGCCCAGATCCCGTCTCCTCTCTCTGACTGTGAGGATGTGAAGGAGAACAGCTATCTGGGTGGGCGGGACACCGGCTCGGCCAATCCCTGGCCGGCAGAGCAGACGGACTGCCAGAGCGACCAATCAAAAGAGAGCAGAGGGGATGAGGACGTCCCGCAGGACGTAGAGCACACGTATGCGCGGTCCGTGCCGCCCAAACTGCGTGAGAAAAACACACATATGGCCGCgcaaacacatttacacactcaaacacacacctgGGAGAAAAACACACtcgcggcggcggcggcggcacaGGGATCTGAGCAGAGCGGCCGGGACGATCCGGAGCCGCCCGTCAAGAGACGATGCTTGAGGATCAGAGACCAGAACAAATGA